The following DNA comes from Kluyveromyces lactis strain NRRL Y-1140 chromosome E complete sequence.
ATTTATCATGTCAACGAAATCAGAATCGGTGGTTGTTAAGGTGTTTGAAGCTGCTCAAGCAGTGTTGGGCCAATTTTTGGCGTTTTCAATTGCTCAGCAGATTTCTATTGTGATCTTGTTGCCATTTGTGTACACAATTGTCTGGCAGTTGTTGTACTCGATGAGAAAAGACCGTGTTCCATTGGTATTTTACTGGATTCCATGGGTTGGTTCTGCTGTTAGTTATGGTATGAGACCATACGAGTTTTTCGAAGAATGTAGAGAAAAATACGGTGATATATTTGCGTTTGTTTTGTTGGGAAAAGTGATGACAGTTTATTTGGGACCTAAGGGTCATGAGTTCATCTTGAACGCCAAATTGGCCGATGTTTCCGCAGAAGCCGCTTATACGCATTTGACTACGCCTGTGTTTGGTAATGGTGTTATTTACGATTGTCCAAACCATCGTTTGATGGATCAAAAGAAGTTCGTTAAGGGTGCATTGACTACTGATGCATTTAGAAAATACGTGCCATTGATCGCAGAAGAAGTTCAAAAGTACTTTTTAACCTCTAAAAATTTCTCCATTGGTGAAAAAGACCATGGTAAGATCAACGTCATGGTCACTCAACCTGAGATGACCATTTTCACTGCTTCTAGATCGCTACTTGGCTCTGAAATGAGAGAAAAATTAAACACTGATTTCGCTTACTTGTACTCTGATCTAGATAAGGGTTTTACTCCTTTGAACTTTGTGTTCTCCCATTTGCCTCTAGATAACTATCGTAAGAGAGATAACGCTCAAAGAGTTATCTCTTCGACTTACTTGTCCttgatcaagaagagaCGTGATACAAACGATATTCAAGATAGAGATTTgattgattctttgatgaagaattcTACTTACAAAGATGGTGTTAAGATGACCGACCAAGAAATCGCTAATCTATTGATTGGTGTTCTAATGGGTGGACAACATACTTCTGCTGCTACTTCTGCTTGGGTTATTTTGCACTTAGCTGAAAGACCTGACATTCAGGAAAAGTTATACGAAGAACAAATGAAGGTTTTGGATAACGGCACGAAAGAATTGACTTTCGACTTGCTACAAGAAATGCCTTTGTTAAATCAAACTATCAAGGAGACACTAAGATTGCACCATCCATTGCATTCTTTGTTCCGTAAAGTTATGAACGATATGCCTGTGCCAAACAGTTCATATGTTGTTCCAAAGGGTCATCACGTTTTGGTTTCTCCAGGTTACTGCCATCTACAAGATAAATATTTCCCAAATGCCTCAGAGTTCAATCCTAACCGTTGGGATAATGATGCTGCTTCTTCTTATGCCTCAAACGAAAAGGTGGATTATGGTTTTGGTTCCATCTCCAAGGGTGTTTCTTCTCCTTACTTACCATTTGGTGGTGGTAGACACAGATGCATCGGTGAACATTTTGCTTACATGCAATTAGGAACCATTTTGTCCAACTACATTAGAACTCTTACTTGGAAATTTGCTGATCCTTCAGCAACCGTTCCAACTCCAGATTTCCAATCTATGGTTACCTTGCCTCTAGAGCCATCTGAAATTGAATGGACATTAAGAAAGTAGAAAGTTTCTGTGTTCCACTCCTGTCATACactgatttcttcattgttCTTAGACAATAACCAATTGTTGGGGGAGTAATCACGCAAGAACAATATTTACACCACTCATTCAGtatccttctttttttgataGCATGCGATACGACTGATATTCTATTCATTGTCCCATTTTCCTCGgtaatttcaattctatcTCCGTCTGATGTGATACTTCATCATTtggatctttc
Coding sequences within:
- the ERG11 gene encoding sterol 14-demethylase (highly similar to uniprot|P10614 Saccharomyces cerevisiae YHR007C ERG11 Lanosterol 14-alpha-demethylase catalyzes the C-14 demethylation of lanosterol to form 4 4''-dimethyl cholesta-8 14 24-triene-3-beta-ol in the ergosterol biosynthesis pathway member of the cytochrome P450 family), whose protein sequence is MSTKSESVVVKVFEAAQAVLGQFLAFSIAQQISIVILLPFVYTIVWQLLYSMRKDRVPLVFYWIPWVGSAVSYGMRPYEFFEECREKYGDIFAFVLLGKVMTVYLGPKGHEFILNAKLADVSAEAAYTHLTTPVFGNGVIYDCPNHRLMDQKKFVKGALTTDAFRKYVPLIAEEVQKYFLTSKNFSIGEKDHGKINVMVTQPEMTIFTASRSLLGSEMREKLNTDFAYLYSDLDKGFTPLNFVFSHLPLDNYRKRDNAQRVISSTYLSLIKKRRDTNDIQDRDLIDSLMKNSTYKDGVKMTDQEIANLLIGVLMGGQHTSAATSAWVILHLAERPDIQEKLYEEQMKVLDNGTKELTFDLLQEMPLLNQTIKETLRLHHPLHSLFRKVMNDMPVPNSSYVVPKGHHVLVSPGYCHLQDKYFPNASEFNPNRWDNDAASSYASNEKVDYGFGSISKGVSSPYLPFGGGRHRCIGEHFAYMQLGTILSNYIRTLTWKFADPSATVPTPDFQSMVTLPLEPSEIEWTLRK